A portion of the Manihot esculenta cultivar AM560-2 chromosome 2, M.esculenta_v8, whole genome shotgun sequence genome contains these proteins:
- the LOC110608825 gene encoding glycine, alanine and asparagine-rich protein produces MASQGSGSGHHPTWNFRSQSGSSRDRNWTYNWATGSGPGGSTFSFGSGAGWRPDGAGGFGFGWGGSSSIGNGGFGFYGGSSGFGFGFSGGSGSGGFNFQNDFGGGQAQGSSGQTRTDGARSRLGGNN; encoded by the coding sequence ATGGCAAGCCAAGGCAGCGGTTCGGGGCATCACCCGACTTGGAACTTCCGGTCCCAATCTGGCTCATCGCGTGATAGAAACTGGACTTACAATTGGGCTACAGGTTCCGGTCCTGGTGGTAGCACTTTTAGCTTCGGGTCAGGTGCTGGTTGGAGGCCTGATGGTGCAGGAGGATTTGGTTTCGGATGGGGCGGATCTAGCTCGATCGGCAATGGAGGTTTTGGATTTTATGGAGGCAGCAGCGGATTTGGATTTGGATTTAGTGGAGGCAGTGGTAGTGGTGGTTTCAATTTTCAAAATGATTTTGGTGGCGGCCAAGCTCAAGGATCATCTGGCCAAACCAGGACAGACGGGGCTCGCAGTCGACTGGGTGGGAACAATTGA
- the LOC110609668 gene encoding probable calcium-binding protein CML29 → MTRSSMAQSESLSAEIETLSQVSSLMEAFRAFDSDNDGFITEAELGGILGSLGYKASQQDVMAMMQQGDANKDGLLSIKEFLDMNTKDMELGELANSLKTAFEALNADGGEVVTAEELYELARDIGLELPMEDWENIVGCMDVNGDGAVSRQDFNLIVNSLI, encoded by the coding sequence ATGACAAGGTCCTCCATGGCACAATCTGAATCCCTCTCTGCAGAAATTGAGACACTGAGCCAAGTCTCGAGTCTAATGGAAGCCTTTCGAGCTTTCGACTCAGACAACGACGGCTTCATTACAGAAGCAGAGCTTGGTGGAATCCTGGGGTCACTGGGTTACAAAGCTAGCCAACAAGATGTGATGGCAATGATGCAACAAGGAGACGCTAACAAAGATGGTTTGCTAAGCATAAAAGAGTTCTTAGATATGAACACTAAAGATATGGAACTTGGTGAGCTTGCAAATTCTCTCAAGACAGCCTTTGAAGCTCTCAACGCTGATGGCGGTGAGGTTGTGACTGCAGAGGAGTTGTATGAACTTGCACGGGATATTGGACTGGAGTTGCCTATGGAGGATTGGGAGAACATTGTTGGTTGTATGGATGTGAATGGAGATGGAGCTGTTAGTCGTCAAGACTTCAATCTAATTGTCAATTCTCTTATATAG
- the LOC110604895 gene encoding small ribosomal subunit protein S13, mitochondrial, translating to MTMFCSRRSIGLLNDISQALSKNLSLRCQRVQCLRIGNAEIPNDKRLKFALQRIHGIGRQRAHQILTDLSIENKLAKDLTGVEIHSLRDEVSKYMTGEELKRCVRSDIQKLVDSRCYRGFNHVCNLPCRGQRTSTNARTRKDQKNRERSNWDAHQSLAETMQKLQERS from the exons ATGACAATGTTTTGTTCGCGCCGATCGATTGGATTACTTAACGATATTAGTCAAGCTCTGAGTAAAAATTTGTCG CTTCGTTGCCAAAGGGTCCAATGCCTACGCATTGGCAATGCTGAAATCCCAAATGACAAGCGGTTGAAGTTTGCTCTTCAGCGCATCCATGGAATTGGCCGTCAAAGAGCGCACCAAATTCTCACCGACCTCAGTATAGAGAATAAACTTGCTAAAGACTTGACTGGAGTTGAGATCCATTCTCTAAGGGATGAAGTGTCCAAGTACATGACTGGAGAAGAATTA AAACGATGTGTTAGAAGTGATATACAGAAATTGGTAGACAGTAGGTGCTACAGAGGATTCAATCATGTTTGCAACTTGCCATGCAGAGGACAGCGCACTAGCACTAATGCCCGGACCAGGAAGG ATCAAAAAAATCGCGAGAGAAGCAACTGGGATGCGCATCAATCTCTGGCAGAAACGATGCAGAAACTTCAAGAAAGGAGTTAG